The following nucleotide sequence is from Coffea eugenioides isolate CCC68of chromosome 3, Ceug_1.0, whole genome shotgun sequence.
AAAATGTAGAATTAACTATAAACAGTTTAACTAGTAAAAATATagctgtctaaattaatagagatgatTAGGTcttaatattgccgctcccagGCAACGGCACCAAAAACCTGTCGGACTTTTGATaaaagtgcaagtttaattccaatTTTATACCAGTTTATCTGCAAGTACACATGTCAATCAAGTAGTATAGGGCATGTAttgggtcgatcccacgagaagAAATATTTACAAGTACTTGGTCCTTATttcctctattatttagacttacaatgaGATTGAgtagaaaaattatatttgcTACTTCCTGCAATCAAATTTAATAATTCCAAGTtacaaatggagaaaattcacCAAAGACTTGAATCTAGGAatatagattccacttatggcacaAAAAATCCAATTGAATGAATTTAGCACTTGTTactactcttgtttaaccaaaaattcatttccaaaagtaccaaaatctcattctcatgataataatggtcTAGAACAAcctagtttttcctaatctcttgatGAATAACTAACTCTGTTCTTACTTCATTCATAAAATGTAAATTtaatccacttgaatgtatttctattctcatgaaccTACAACTCAAACTCTACTCATGTTATTCCgttgttattaccaattctcattgagtaataacaactataaacctgctattgatgatcaaacaacaacaagtaatcaacatgcacaagaagacaagttaatacaagatacaacaagtgtaaatttcatttgacaggtgccgaacctgtgcaataataattactaaaaagtcctaattaccaccacaattGATTATAGAACAAATCTGAGTACTGGaacagggactctaggtgtgcaatgggttacttgattcaccctatttccgaagagtttgcttgatccgatataccagaattgtctataaaagtattaaatttgcatacaatggcaaatagggtcgattccacagggaatGGATAGACAATTGTTTCTTTCCAAGTCAACAGAATAAAATAGGGGGATAATTAATaggatgaaaataaaaataaaataaataaaattcaagagctaactcaacaagttcaatttagtgaaaatagcaattaataaaattctacccaaaggatcaactgctcaggcacggtccaattaaatgatcatcgatgcaaagatatttcattcatccgtcactaggttggttatagctatcaacaagctctgacaaccaattcttccttactttttcgacagtcaaggtacgaccattgactgcttctctaaccagaaaataaccctaggtacgaccgtaggaatttaattatccagttgcattaaaactaaaagaacccaaccctaaccaataaacatgctaagagggtttatttaaattagatcttccGTTTCCCAAACATAAatccaattatggtggttgtcactaggtatcaactaaacgaacaattacggattcaatttaattAATGTGACAGTAggttattaaattaaatcaaatacccggccgttgatatccaattaataaaatacccatgaacaattaatccaGGAAACGTACGAATAGCAACAAAttggaaaaaataataaaaattcgattagatctcacagatgttgtGGACTGCGCCCtcgcgtcaacctttgggtagagaAGAAAACTAGCTGCTCCTCATCGCATTAATCTCGcgtgatttgattaattttatCCTCACAATTGCCAAAGAATTGGAAACGATGAATTAACGAAGAGACAACAGAGAAAATCCTCGCTTCGTCCCTCATTTCATGTCTGATTTGAAAAGGTGAAAAGCAAAAGTCTCCAAGAGAGAGTCATCCAAACCAAAAGCAggaaaaatgaagtgaaaagCGGAAGCTATCTAAATCGTGTAGACCCCCCAAGAGCCAGAGAAAAGTCTACCACGTCTGaccgaaaaagaaaaactaagaaCCAATCTAATTGATTTCGCGTGACTCTGGCCTTTTCTTCTATTTGCTGcggaaaagaaagagaacgtCTGACTCCCTAATGAAAACTAAAAAGTTAAAAGTATCAATTGCACGTGAATCTGGCCCTTCTTTTATCTTCAGTAACCGCCGCCAGGAGAAATTCACCCAGGAGCaaagcttttcttttttggggttTTAATCCCATGCAGCTGGTCCATGTGGACATAGTTTCCTAGTTGGCTCTGATGCTGCCAAGCCCGCGGGTCCAGCTTTTAGGTGAGTCTCCTCAgtttctggcgtgggcacgccctgaAATAAagggtcttctggaaatttgcctCAAAAGATTATTTTTAACGCCAACCACCTgcaattcacacaaatatcaaGTATGAGTAAAATCTCAATTCTTAGCATCATGAGTAGCCATAATTAGGACAAAATAATAATGCAAAGTATGCAAAATAACCGCactatcaaatccccccacacctagacaatACTTGCCCTCAAACATTTCGAAACTCAAAAGCAAAATCAAGATAGCAATGGTTTCATAGTCATCTATACTAACACAAACATCCCGCATTCCCGACAATATCGCCAAATTAGAACATACCAGACAGATAGTTATCCAAAGAATATGAACAGTATTACACGTTACCTGCAAGAAAATGTATGAATACTAGGAACGCTCAAATCAACATCACGGAATGGAATTACCATAGGCTCGTACATTTATCATATCTCCACCACCGAAAAGTGAACTAAATACacaaatcaaagggactttaatAGGGTTGTAATGGGGTTTAGGTAAAAGGCGGGATAAGAAGGTGAAGATAAGGTGTAATgtgtcaagagaatgtccgATATCCACCACATATCCACAATGCTTCACCAGAAGAAATTCACTAACAAGACAGTTTCACTTGTTGTACCCACTGTGCAAGAGTCGCCAAAattttctctctgttttttttttaacaggcGGCTTGCAAGGCGTGGACACGCCCTCTAAGCCAGAGTCTGCTGTTCACCATCTTATTGACAATTTCTacccttcttttttcttttttctctttttttttcttttcttttctttcgatCTCAGATGTACAAAAACAGCACCATACAGCATCTATTCTGACAACACTTGCGACCATAGATTTATTTGCCTTGCATAAGTAATGAATTTCAGACATCCCTTAATAACACAAGGTTGAGCAAGAAAGTCTAAAAGGTCATGGGTTATTAAACACGGCTAAGAAACAAAATAGAAGGATAAAGGCTCAAATTGGTTCACTATTAGGAGACAAGATGAAGGCATAGTTTGTAAAAAGTTAAAGAGGGTTAgatcctaaatgcccttatcatttcaaatgcatccagTTCAACAAAATGTGGTCTCGACATGTATAAAATAGCAAATTCTAGAATGCCAATACCATATGTGATACCCactcaaaacaaaaatagagcaaacaagaataatgtgctCATGCATGGCTCAAAAGCTCCCTAAAGTTACAAGAATGGGTCAAGTCCAGCACACTCAACATTCAACGATATTgcccaagaaaaacaaaatgccCAGCTAGCATATTTGACCACATACCTGTGCACCATGATTGTATAATCCATCATAGCAACACACTCCAACACTAACAAACATAGAAACGAACAGCAAGCCTAAGACAGAGGGTTTTCatcatttcttcatttttctgttttctatttttcatttttttcatttttttttgtgtaccaCAGCCAAAAGAAATAATAGAAACCACCTACAATTATGGGAACcactcccccacacctaaaacttacattgccctcaatgtagaAAAGACAAATGAAGTATTatgagaaaaaaagagaaacttCCCTGACCACCGAGAGGGTGCAGCAAGACACTAAGGCTGAGAAGGATGAGGTGGAGTGAATCCAATATGAGCAAAGAAAGCAGCTTGATTCTTTGCTTGAATACGGGCGAAAACCTGCATCGCTGCAAGGCGAGCACCTAGTCCCTCAACTTGGTCCCCCAAGTCATAGATAGAGTCTTGGAGGGCACGGTATTGGGAATCCCTAGCAGGAGGAGCATGGTAAGAGGAGCACGCCACGACGACGTGTTGTGCGCGGTGGACTAACAAGAAAAGAGGAAACGAAGGAACTGAAACtaagacaaaacaaaagaaattgaaaagtAGAAACTAAGACAGAGGAAATTGAAAAGACCAGACAAgacaaaaaaagagaaaagtagaaaagtgGGGTTAGAGAAGGTTCTGGTCAatttttttgacttttattGTTGCAAAGGTTGGAAGGCATGGGCACGCCTTGGAGGGCGAGGTCTTCTGTTCACCAAATTTTACAAATATCCATGTGCAGTGAATACAAGGCGCGGGCACGCCTTGTAACATGAAGTCTTCTGCCCACAAATTTTTGCCCCCAACCTAGAATAAAACTATGCAGAAACACCCATGACCTACAATAAAGATTGTTTGTCAATAGGAACCTAAACCCACTGATCTTGAACAcacaaatatgaaataaaaaacaaTTGAAATCCTTGGATTGCCttccaagtagcgcctttctttaatgtctttggctagataCTATACACCGCTCTTCAGTCTGGATGTAATTCAATTTTCCTTCTAATCTGTGGCCCCCCTCCAGGATCCAAATAGCCATTGAATGCaacatttttctttaattttctacCTATTTTCACCTCATGAATTGCTTTTATTCCATGACACTTGTTCGCAGCAACTTTGAATTTACTCCTACAAGTAAactcagaaaattcttgcaTAGAGGGATCAGTAGCATGAATAGCAAACACAGaatgagagttaacaggatatttcattgtatcaaaaatattaaagtggactgtttctccatcaaattccatcgtgagagtacccttactaacCTCAATCTTAGTTTAGGTAGTACTCAAGAATGACCTTCCTAATATAATGGATGATAGATTTGGGGCACttctatcatccatgtaaagcacataaaaatcagcaggaaaaattaatccatctacttgcactaaaacatcctcaactATTCCATCCGGATAAGTAAATGTacgatcagccaattgaattattattcCTGTTTCCTTTAAAGGTCCTAAATTTAGGAAATCATAAATTGATTTAGGCTTCACATTAATAGAGACCCCTAAATCTAGCATGGCATTTTCAATATTAAAACATCTAATCTTACAgggatagtaaacatacctggatctccgcatTTAGGTGGTAGTTTCCTTTGTAAAATCACTGAAACGTTCTTACCTACCACAATCTGTTCATCCCCCCTCAACTTCTTCTTGTTGATGCACAAGTTTTTCAAGAATTGAGCGTATTTTGGCACTTGCTTGATCGCGTTCAACAAAGAGATATTGATTGCCACCTTTCGAAACACCTCTAAAATCTCCTTTTCCTTATTTTGCttctttgtcttttccaacTTGCAAGGAAAAGGAGGTAAGTTAGATTTAATAGGAGTTGAAAGAGTAAATTTTACCTTAGGATTTTCGCGAATGCGCCCTTCTTCTTCAATCTCCtcatcacttttgctttttgaatttACCAACTTAAATCCCTCCACCTCTTTGCCACTCCTTAatgtcatggcacttacattcctGAGATTTGCCTCGGGTTGTGATTGTAATTTTCCAAAAACTTGGGACTCCAAGCGATTAATCGCGGTTgccatgtgacttatttgaatCTCCAGATTTTTCATGCCCGCTCTGGTCTCCTGCTGGAATTGAGTAATGATCGTGGCCAGGCTCTTGACAATATCCTCCAAAGAACTTCCTGAGTTAGATGACGAAGGTTGTGGCTTTGGTTGCCATGGTTGCTGGAATCCGGGTGGACGATTGGACAATGAATTCTGTGGCCTATTCCCATAGCTGAAATTGGGGTGGTCTCTCCACCCCTGATTGTACGTGTTTGAGTATGGATCGTACGATTTTCGaggcgcgggcacgcctccaACCATGTTCATTTGTTCAGCCCCCTCATCTTGCAACATAGGGCATGAGTCGGTGGGGTGGCCCAAATTTGTGTAGATTCCACAGACCTTTGCTTGGTGCACGTTCCCCACAGCTAATTGTCGAAAGAAGGAAGTTAGCTCCGATAGCTGCTGCTGAATGGACGATGTCTCCACCTCATTAACCCTACGAGTAGGGTTACTCTCACGGAAACCAaattgttgagaattctctgcAATCGATTCAATGAGTAGCCATGCTTCCCTTGGTGTCTTGTTCACCAATGCTCCCTACTTGCGGCATCAATGATACTCCTATCAGACGACTGGAGGCCCTCATAGAAGTATTGGATCAatagttgttcactaatttgatgctgtgGGCATCTAGCGTACAACTTATTGAACTTCTCCCAATAGTCGTATAGGGATTCTCCAGGGTACTGCTTAATGCCGCACATCTCTTTTCTTAGAATCGCAGCCCGGGACGCAGggaagaattttttcaaaaatttcttcttaAATTGGGCCCATgtggtgatactacctgcaGGTAGGTAGTACAGCCAATCTTTCGCTGCATCCTTGAGGGAGAAAGGAAGGGCCCTGAGTTTGATCTGCTCCTCAGTAATTCCTGGAGGCTTCATACTAGAGCATACCGCATCGAACTCCTGGATGTGTTTATAGGGCTCTTCACCTGAGAGGCCGTGGAACGTGGGTAGGAGGTGAATTAATCCTGACTTCAATTCGAATGAGGTATTTTCAGC
It contains:
- the LOC113766476 gene encoding uncharacterized protein LOC113766476, which translates into the protein MPRSSRTCELIFIPEVEKTARQTRKETRQFREEQFNTVSQRLDPDVESTNLSCENLNDPSQEDIPMANARTLRELAAPELPQQPLCITFPTFAENTSFELKSGLIHLLPTFHGLSGEEPYKHIQEFDAVCSSMKPPGITEEQIKLRALPFSLKDAAKDWLYYLPAGSITTWAQFKKKFLKKFFPASRAAILRKEMCGIKQYPGESLYDYWEKFNKLYARCPQHQISEQLLIQYFYEGLQSSDRSIIDAAKNSQQFGFRESNPTRRVNEVETSSIQQQLSELTSFFRQLAVGNVHQAKVCGIYTNLGHPTDSCPMLQDEGAEQMNMVGGVPAPRKSYDPYSNTYNQGWRDHPNFSYGNRPQNSLSNRPPGFQQPWQPKPQPSSSNSGSSLEDIVKSLATIITQFQQETRAGMKNLEIQISHMATAINRLESQVFGKLQSQPEANLRNVSAMTLRSGKEVEGFKLVNSKSKSDEEIEEEGRIRENPKVKFTLSTPIKSNLPPFPCKLEKTKKQNKEKEILEVFRKVAINISLLNAIKQVPKYAQFLKNLCINKKKLRGDEQIVVGKNVSVILQRKLPPKCGDPVSVPSFPLFLLVHRAQHVVVACSSYHAPPARDSQYRALQDSIYDLGDQVEGLGARLAAMQVFARIQAKNQAAFFAHIGFTPPHPSQP